Proteins found in one Enterococcus sp. 9D6_DIV0238 genomic segment:
- the argF gene encoding ornithine carbamoyltransferase, with protein MINSIYGKSILDLTELTKSEFLSIIELAIAIKKKPEDYKSALSGKILAMIFEKNSTRTRVSFEAGIIQLGGQAIVLDSKNTQMGRGEPVKDTAKVMSGYVDAIMIRTYSDQMVAELAEEATIPVINGLTDNHHPCQILADFQTIYELKGKLEGIKLAYVGDGNNMAHSFLIGGSLVGMDVSIAAPKGYEPKSEFIEIALENAKESGSKIDITNDPASAVKDADILITDVWASMGDEGEQAERAEAFKSFQINNRLAVLAKKDYNFLHCLPAHRGEEVTTDIIDGAHSAIYQEAENRLHAQKALMLKVMKE; from the coding sequence ATGATTAATTCAATATATGGAAAGAGCATTTTAGATTTGACCGAGCTGACAAAATCAGAATTTTTATCGATCATTGAACTAGCAATTGCCATTAAAAAGAAACCAGAAGATTACAAAAGTGCGTTATCAGGAAAAATTTTGGCGATGATCTTTGAGAAAAACAGTACACGGACAAGAGTCTCGTTCGAGGCTGGAATCATCCAACTAGGAGGACAAGCAATCGTTCTAGATTCAAAAAATACTCAAATGGGACGAGGAGAGCCAGTCAAAGACACAGCAAAAGTCATGTCTGGTTATGTTGATGCGATCATGATTCGGACTTATTCGGATCAAATGGTCGCAGAGTTAGCGGAAGAAGCAACGATTCCTGTTATCAATGGTCTAACGGACAACCATCATCCGTGTCAGATTTTAGCAGACTTTCAGACGATCTATGAGCTGAAAGGAAAACTTGAAGGAATTAAATTAGCGTATGTTGGTGACGGGAACAATATGGCCCATTCATTTTTGATTGGTGGAAGCCTTGTCGGAATGGATGTTTCTATAGCTGCACCAAAAGGTTATGAACCTAAATCAGAGTTTATCGAGATTGCCTTAGAAAACGCAAAAGAAAGCGGTAGTAAAATCGATATCACGAATGATCCTGCATCAGCAGTGAAAGATGCTGATATTTTGATTACGGATGTATGGGCAAGCATGGGTGATGAAGGGGAGCAAGCGGAAAGAGCAGAAGCTTTTAAATCATTCCAAATCAATAATCGTCTAGCAGTCTTGGCTAAAAAGGATTATAATTTCTTGCATTGTCTACCTGCACATAGGGGAGAAGAAGTGACCACTGATATTATAGACGGAGCTCATTCTGCGATTTATCAGGAAGCTGAAAATCGTCTACATGCACAAAAAGCATTGATGTTGAAAGTGATGAAGGAATAA
- a CDS encoding acetylornithine transaminase, with protein sequence MSYLFPNYQRKKIQWVKGINNTLIDQDGKSYLDFTSGIGVMNLGYGDSNLNEVLSDQAANLWHAPNLYESKFQEETAEKLANGRDYVAYFCNSGAEANEAAIKLARKATGRSKIISFVNSFHGRTYGAMSATGQESIHQGFQPLVPDFEYLPFNDLDSLKQKIDKQTAAVILELIQGEGGVIPAKQEWVKQIKQLCRTTGTLLIIDEIQTGIGRTGSLYAYEQYEIEPDIFTLAKGLGNGIPVGAMLGKKSFAQAFGPGSHGSTFGGNNLAMRVASEVLERINQPDFLLEVQRKGNLLMKGLNQLALKTTLIKDVRGKGMMAGIELTDADVLASVMEQLKEEGLITLKAGQAVLRLLPPLTISDEELNRGVELLEKVLCKEQKND encoded by the coding sequence ATGAGCTATTTATTTCCAAACTATCAAAGAAAAAAGATTCAATGGGTCAAAGGAATAAATAATACACTGATCGATCAAGATGGAAAAAGTTATCTGGATTTTACTAGTGGAATCGGTGTAATGAATTTAGGATATGGTGATTCGAACTTAAATGAAGTATTGAGTGATCAGGCAGCAAATTTATGGCACGCACCTAACTTGTACGAAAGTAAATTCCAAGAAGAAACAGCTGAAAAGCTTGCTAATGGAAGAGACTATGTCGCTTATTTTTGCAATAGTGGTGCTGAAGCGAATGAAGCAGCGATAAAACTTGCAAGAAAAGCGACGGGACGCAGTAAAATCATCAGCTTTGTCAATTCATTTCATGGAAGAACCTATGGCGCAATGAGTGCAACAGGACAAGAAAGTATTCATCAGGGGTTCCAGCCTTTAGTACCTGATTTCGAATACTTGCCGTTCAATGATTTGGATTCTTTAAAACAAAAGATCGATAAACAAACGGCGGCGGTCATTCTTGAGTTGATCCAAGGAGAAGGCGGCGTGATTCCAGCTAAACAGGAGTGGGTCAAACAGATAAAACAGCTTTGTCGAACGACTGGGACTCTATTGATCATAGATGAGATCCAAACGGGGATCGGTCGAACAGGAAGTCTGTATGCCTATGAGCAATATGAGATCGAACCAGATATTTTCACGTTGGCAAAAGGATTAGGAAATGGTATTCCTGTAGGAGCAATGCTTGGGAAAAAATCATTCGCACAAGCTTTTGGTCCGGGAAGTCATGGATCTACGTTTGGCGGCAATAACTTAGCCATGCGTGTCGCAAGTGAAGTGCTCGAACGAATCAACCAGCCGGATTTTTTATTAGAGGTTCAAAGAAAAGGGAATCTCTTGATGAAGGGGTTGAATCAACTGGCGCTTAAAACAACGCTGATCAAAGATGTTCGCGGAAAAGGGATGATGGCGGGGATCGAGCTAACTGATGCAGATGTACTTGCCAGTGTAATGGAGCAGTTAAAAGAAGAAGGTTTGATCACATTAAAAGCAGGGCAAGCAGTTCTTAGATTGTTGCCCCCGCTAACGATTTCTGACGAAGAGTTAAATAGAGGAGTAGAACTATTAGAAAAAGTGTTATGTAAGGAGCAGAAAAATGATTAA
- the argB gene encoding acetylglutamate kinase — protein sequence MKKVIVIKMGGVASDNLTKTFFIQVEQWQKNGNKIVIVHGGGHYISEMMQRLGVPVNIQNGLRVTTEETLKITQMVLIGQVQPMITTHFQQEGFSVVGLNASCGQIITGSYLNQKNLGAVGEVEQVDTELLEHLLERDHIPIIAPLGLTKTGDWLNINADQVACKVAEELQAEKLYLLTDVPGVKKENQWLDELTIKEINDLKKTNVIKGGMLPKIESAVTAIRGGVKEVHITNQLHVSGTKIQETEVYA from the coding sequence ATGAAGAAGGTTATTGTTATTAAGATGGGCGGAGTAGCAAGTGATAACTTGACGAAAACTTTTTTTATTCAAGTAGAACAATGGCAAAAAAACGGGAATAAAATTGTGATTGTTCATGGCGGCGGCCATTATATTTCAGAGATGATGCAGCGGTTAGGCGTTCCAGTCAACATTCAAAACGGCTTAAGGGTCACGACAGAGGAAACGCTAAAAATCACTCAAATGGTCTTGATCGGGCAAGTTCAGCCAATGATCACGACGCATTTTCAACAAGAAGGATTTTCTGTCGTAGGATTGAATGCTTCCTGCGGGCAAATTATTACGGGAAGCTATTTGAATCAAAAAAATTTAGGAGCAGTTGGTGAGGTTGAACAGGTCGATACAGAGTTGCTGGAGCATTTACTTGAACGAGACCATATTCCGATCATTGCACCACTTGGACTAACTAAAACAGGAGATTGGCTCAATATCAATGCGGACCAAGTAGCTTGTAAGGTTGCAGAAGAGCTACAGGCTGAAAAACTTTATTTACTGACGGATGTTCCAGGTGTCAAAAAAGAAAATCAATGGCTAGATGAACTTACTATCAAAGAAATCAACGATTTAAAGAAAACAAACGTCATTAAAGGTGGTATGTTACCTAAGATCGAAAGTGCAGTAACTGCGATCCGCGGTGGCGTAAAAGAAGTTCACATTACGAATCAGCTGCACGTTTCAGGTACGAAGATTCAAGAGACGGAGGTCTATGCATGA
- a CDS encoding IreB family regulatory phosphoprotein, whose translation MGFTDETVRFDFDDSRKKEVSETLATVYKALEEKGYNPINQIVGYLLSGDPAYIPRYQDARNLIRRHERDEIMEELVKFYLSNHGITLR comes from the coding sequence ATGGGTTTTACAGATGAAACTGTACGTTTTGATTTTGATGACAGTCGCAAGAAAGAAGTAAGTGAGACTCTAGCAACTGTGTACAAGGCTTTAGAAGAGAAAGGATATAATCCAATCAATCAGATTGTGGGCTATTTGCTTTCAGGAGACCCGGCCTACATTCCTCGTTATCAGGACGCTCGAAATTTGATTCGTCGTCACGAACGGGATGAAATCATGGAAGAGCTGGTTAAATTTTACTTATCTAATCATGGTATCACACTTCGATGA
- a CDS encoding DUF1292 domain-containing protein, which produces MAEEHNHNHDHDHEGHEHITLVDEQGNETLYEILLTVDGQEEFGKNYVLLYPAGVPEEEDVELQAYAYIENSEGTEGELQQIETDAEWDMIEEVFNTFMAEEEE; this is translated from the coding sequence ATGGCAGAAGAGCATAACCATAACCACGATCATGATCACGAGGGACACGAACATATCACTTTAGTTGATGAACAAGGGAATGAAACCTTATATGAAATCTTGCTAACAGTTGATGGGCAAGAAGAATTCGGTAAAAATTACGTACTTCTTTATCCAGCAGGAGTTCCTGAAGAGGAAGATGTAGAATTACAAGCTTATGCCTACATCGAAAATAGCGAAGGAACAGAAGGCGAATTACAACAAATCGAAACAGATGCTGAGTGGGATATGATCGAAGAGGTCTTCAATACATTCATGGCTGAAGAAGAAGAATAG
- the ruvX gene encoding Holliday junction resolvase RuvX, producing the protein MRVMGLDVGSRTVGVAVSDLLGWTAQGVEIIRINEEQGEFGFDRLAELVKEYEVTRFVVGLPKNMNNSIGPRAEASMAYGKKIEELFELPVSYQDERLTTVQAERMLIEQANTSRAKRKKVIDKVAAVMILQNYLDSAGNKI; encoded by the coding sequence ATGAGAGTAATGGGACTGGATGTCGGTTCTAGAACCGTCGGTGTTGCTGTCAGTGATTTATTAGGCTGGACAGCCCAAGGTGTAGAAATCATTCGAATCAACGAAGAACAGGGAGAATTTGGCTTTGACCGATTAGCAGAGCTAGTGAAGGAATACGAAGTGACCCGTTTTGTCGTTGGCCTGCCAAAAAACATGAATAATTCGATTGGGCCAAGAGCAGAAGCGTCAATGGCTTATGGCAAAAAAATCGAAGAGCTGTTTGAACTCCCAGTTAGCTATCAGGATGAACGCCTGACTACTGTTCAGGCAGAACGGATGTTGATCGAACAGGCGAATACATCAAGAGCTAAGAGAAAGAAAGTTATCGATAAAGTAGCTGCAGTCATGATTTTACAAAATTATTTAGACAGCGCTGGCAATAAAATTTAA
- the argC gene encoding N-acetyl-gamma-glutamyl-phosphate reductase codes for MKVSIIGVTGYSGLELLRYLKHHPFVEVVSIHSHSMNKKSLEQHYPHVKQLTALPLEAVDPSKIMAVSELVLLATPSGISKELALPFIEADFPVIDLSGDFRLKTEGTYETWYGKKAAPLEAIHKFDYGLAEYRQEPKSKWIANPGCYATAAELSLAPLLKNHLIVLDSIVVDAKSGISGAGKGLSQATHFPESHDNMSLYKMNSHQHIPEIIQQLNAWSPELEAIQFSTSLIPVTRGIFLTAYAKVVQPISDEKLVELYQEEYKQAPFIRIQEVGSYPVLKQVIGSNYCDIGLAYNPKTKMITIVTVIDNLGKGAAGQAVQNLNIFAGFDEQCGLDILPIYP; via the coding sequence TTGAAGGTTTCTATTATAGGAGTTACTGGGTACAGTGGGTTGGAACTCCTTCGTTATCTGAAGCACCATCCCTTTGTGGAAGTTGTTTCTATTCATAGTCACTCTATGAATAAAAAATCATTAGAACAACATTATCCGCATGTAAAACAACTTACAGCACTACCTTTAGAAGCAGTTGATCCCAGCAAAATAATGGCTGTAAGTGAATTAGTCTTATTAGCGACTCCTTCAGGTATTTCAAAGGAGTTAGCTCTTCCTTTTATTGAAGCTGATTTTCCAGTGATCGATTTGTCAGGTGATTTTCGATTAAAAACAGAGGGCACATATGAAACTTGGTATGGAAAAAAAGCAGCTCCGTTAGAGGCTATTCATAAATTTGATTATGGACTTGCTGAATATAGACAGGAACCTAAGTCAAAATGGATCGCGAATCCAGGTTGTTATGCAACCGCGGCTGAATTATCTCTTGCTCCCTTGTTAAAGAATCACTTGATCGTGCTAGATTCAATTGTAGTTGACGCAAAATCAGGCATTTCAGGTGCAGGCAAAGGCTTGTCTCAGGCGACTCATTTTCCTGAAAGCCACGATAATATGTCATTGTACAAAATGAACAGTCACCAGCATATTCCGGAAATTATACAGCAATTAAACGCGTGGTCACCTGAATTAGAGGCAATTCAATTTTCGACCTCACTGATACCAGTTACAAGAGGTATCTTTTTGACCGCATATGCTAAAGTAGTTCAACCGATTTCTGACGAGAAACTAGTTGAGTTGTACCAAGAGGAATATAAACAAGCACCGTTTATCCGAATTCAAGAGGTTGGAAGCTATCCAGTGCTCAAGCAAGTGATCGGGTCTAATTACTGTGATATCGGTTTGGCTTATAATCCTAAAACGAAAATGATCACGATCGTTACGGTCATCGATAATCTGGGTAAAGGAGCTGCTGGACAGGCAGTTCAAAATTTGAATATTTTCGCTGGGTTCGATGAACAATGCGGTTTGGATATTTTACCTATCTATCCATAA